One stretch of Clostridia bacterium DNA includes these proteins:
- a CDS encoding TetR/AcrR family transcriptional regulator, which yields MPIKKGEKYLQILEAAVKEFAENGYHKTQVSRIAKEAGVADGTIYLYFESKEDILISLFTEKMGDFVAALRNKLEASKGFCEQLKTLVYHHLEMLGANPAQAMVTQIELRQIDPKINQGISAPLKSYFNVIEEVIRLGQQEGQVSKDLDVRLARKLVFGAIDEVVTCWVMTTKKYELISLAEPLYAMLKAALVKNK from the coding sequence ATGCCGATCAAAAAAGGAGAAAAATACCTACAGATACTGGAAGCGGCCGTCAAGGAATTCGCCGAAAACGGTTATCACAAGACGCAAGTGTCACGCATTGCTAAGGAGGCCGGAGTAGCTGACGGAACCATTTATTTGTATTTTGAGAGCAAAGAGGACATCCTGATTTCTTTGTTTACCGAAAAGATGGGGGACTTTGTAGCCGCATTGAGGAATAAACTGGAGGCGTCAAAGGGCTTCTGTGAGCAGTTGAAAACCTTGGTTTACCACCATTTAGAAATGCTGGGGGCTAACCCGGCTCAGGCGATGGTGACGCAAATCGAGTTGAGGCAAATAGATCCTAAGATAAATCAGGGCATTTCCGCTCCGCTTAAGAGTTATTTTAATGTCATTGAGGAGGTGATCCGGCTAGGACAGCAAGAGGGACAGGTGAGCAAGGACCTGGATGTAAGACTGGCCCGCAAGCTGGTCTTTGGTGCCATTGATGAAGTAGTTACCTGTTGGGTAATGACCACCAAAAAATATGAACTAATCTCCCTGGCTGAGCCACTGTATGCCATGCTCAAAGCTGCATTGGTAAAAAATAAATAA
- a CDS encoding 3-hydroxyacyl-CoA dehydrogenase/enoyl-CoA hydratase family protein has product MKIRKAAVLGAGIMGSGIAAHLANVGIPVYLLDIVPRDLPEGAGPEQRNSLAQKGLEAAIKSKPAAFYSKNDARLVKVGNFEDHMHWLSEVDWIIEVVVERLDIKKQLLQKVAQHRRPGTIVSSNTSGISINKMVEDLPEEFRQHFLGTHFFNPPRYMKLLEIIPCNDTLPEILEGMVRFGEKVLGKGVVVAKDTPNFIANRIGTYGMLETTRIMLEDGYTVEEVDAISGPAMGRPKSASFRTLDLVGLDTFLHVANNVLENVDDPFEKEAFKVPELLKNMVEKGLLGDKTKQGFYTKKTTEAGKQIYYLNYQTMEYEPLAKPKFASVEQSKNIPGLANQIKNLVNAKDRAGNLAWKTLKKTLLYSARQLGVIADDIPSIDKAMKWGFNWSLGPFEVWDAIGVEASVARMKEEGEEIPAVVAEFLAKGNKSFYVKNEEGLFCYDFKSQEYKLIEQPKELIVLKDLKKQNKAVHSNSGAALIDLGDGVACLEFTSPNNALGVDIIQMINWCVDNLEKNFEGLVIGNQGKNFCVGANLMLILMEAEDENWDDIERMVKEFQYSFLRMKRATFPVVAAPFGMTLGGGYEISAAADKIVAAGETYMGLVELGVGLIPGAGGNKELLIRNLEGAANVDRVDLQPFVNKTFETIAMAKVSTSAKEAKDLGYMRASDEICVNGDFLLHAAKNAVLEMVKKGYRPPAPVQIPVVGENGYAVMEAAIYTMLKGNYISEYDAHLARKVAFVLSGGKVPAGTVVTEEYLLDIEREAFMSLVGEPKSQDRMRHMLLKGKPLRN; this is encoded by the coding sequence ATTAAGATTCGCAAGGCGGCGGTATTGGGCGCCGGTATCATGGGAAGTGGTATCGCCGCTCATTTGGCCAACGTGGGTATTCCGGTATATCTCTTGGATATCGTACCACGGGACTTACCTGAGGGCGCCGGCCCGGAACAGAGAAACAGCTTGGCCCAGAAAGGTTTGGAAGCGGCAATTAAGTCTAAACCGGCGGCATTTTACAGCAAGAACGATGCCAGGTTGGTTAAAGTAGGTAACTTTGAAGACCACATGCACTGGCTGAGTGAAGTGGATTGGATTATTGAAGTCGTCGTAGAGAGATTAGACATTAAGAAACAGCTGCTGCAGAAAGTGGCCCAGCATCGCCGGCCGGGGACGATTGTCAGTTCCAATACAAGCGGAATTTCCATCAATAAAATGGTGGAAGATCTGCCTGAAGAGTTCCGGCAGCATTTCCTGGGAACCCATTTCTTCAATCCACCCCGTTACATGAAGCTGTTGGAAATCATTCCATGCAACGACACCCTGCCTGAAATCCTGGAGGGAATGGTCAGGTTTGGCGAAAAGGTCTTGGGCAAAGGGGTCGTGGTGGCCAAAGATACACCCAACTTCATTGCTAACCGGATAGGTACTTACGGGATGCTGGAAACCACCAGGATCATGCTGGAAGACGGTTATACCGTGGAAGAAGTGGATGCCATCAGCGGACCGGCCATGGGGAGGCCGAAGAGCGCTTCCTTCCGTACTTTGGATTTGGTAGGATTGGACACTTTCCTCCATGTGGCCAACAACGTGCTGGAAAATGTTGATGACCCCTTTGAAAAAGAAGCTTTTAAAGTGCCGGAATTATTAAAAAACATGGTCGAGAAGGGCCTTTTGGGGGACAAGACGAAACAAGGTTTCTACACGAAGAAGACGACCGAGGCCGGCAAGCAAATCTATTATTTGAATTATCAAACCATGGAATACGAGCCCCTGGCAAAACCGAAATTTGCTTCCGTGGAACAAAGCAAGAATATACCGGGGCTGGCCAACCAGATTAAGAACCTGGTAAATGCTAAGGACAGGGCCGGGAATCTGGCATGGAAAACATTGAAGAAGACCTTGCTGTACAGTGCTAGACAGCTCGGCGTTATCGCTGATGACATCCCGTCCATTGACAAAGCCATGAAGTGGGGCTTCAACTGGTCCCTAGGTCCCTTTGAGGTGTGGGACGCCATTGGCGTGGAAGCCTCTGTGGCCAGGATGAAGGAAGAAGGCGAAGAGATACCGGCCGTCGTGGCTGAGTTCCTGGCCAAAGGCAACAAGAGCTTCTATGTGAAAAACGAAGAAGGCTTGTTCTGCTACGACTTCAAGTCGCAGGAGTACAAGTTGATTGAGCAGCCGAAAGAATTAATTGTTCTAAAAGATTTGAAAAAACAGAATAAAGCGGTACACTCCAACTCCGGGGCCGCGTTGATTGACCTGGGTGACGGGGTGGCCTGCTTGGAATTTACTTCTCCCAACAATGCACTGGGTGTTGACATCATTCAAATGATCAACTGGTGCGTTGATAACCTGGAGAAGAATTTCGAGGGTTTGGTTATCGGTAACCAGGGCAAGAACTTCTGCGTCGGCGCCAACCTGATGCTCATCCTGATGGAAGCGGAAGACGAGAATTGGGACGACATCGAAAGAATGGTGAAAGAGTTCCAGTATTCCTTCCTCCGGATGAAGCGGGCCACCTTCCCGGTAGTAGCTGCTCCCTTTGGTATGACTTTAGGCGGGGGTTATGAGATCTCAGCTGCTGCGGACAAAATCGTTGCTGCCGGCGAAACATATATGGGCCTGGTTGAATTGGGTGTGGGTCTCATTCCCGGCGCCGGTGGCAATAAAGAATTGCTGATCCGGAACTTAGAAGGTGCCGCCAATGTGGACAGAGTGGACTTGCAGCCATTTGTCAACAAAACCTTTGAAACTATTGCCATGGCCAAAGTGTCCACCAGTGCTAAAGAAGCGAAAGACTTAGGTTATATGCGCGCTTCCGATGAGATTTGCGTCAACGGCGATTTCCTGCTGCACGCCGCCAAGAACGCTGTGCTAGAGATGGTTAAGAAGGGTTACCGGCCCCCTGCACCGGTGCAGATTCCCGTCGTGGGCGAAAACGGTTATGCTGTGATGGAAGCGGCTATTTACACCATGCTCAAAGGCAATTACATCAGCGAATATGATGCTCACCTGGCTAGGAAGGTAGCTTTTGTCTTGTCCGGTGGTAAGGTGCCCGCCGGTACGGTGGTGACCGAAGAGTATCTCCTGGACATCGAAAGAGAAGCCTTCATGAGCCTGGTCGGTGAGCCCAAGTCCCAAGACCGGATGCGGCATATGCTGTTAAAGGGCAAGCCCTTACGGAACTAA
- a CDS encoding acetyl-CoA C-acetyltransferase has translation MREAVIVSGVRTAVGKAPRGTLRHCRPEDLGGAVVKEAVERAKGLDPQEIDDVIIGCSFPEAEQGMNLGRIVALRAGLPNSVPGFTINRFCSSGLQSIALAAERIMCGFADVIVAGGVESMSVVPMGGQKIAPNPYLMEHMPEAYMTMGLTAEEVASRFGISREDQDAFAVESHRKAWQAIQAGKFKDEILPVTVKKTSIGPDNKVVTKEVVFDTDEGVRPETSMEALAKLKPVFKQGGTVTAGNSSQTSDAAAAVVVMSAEKAQQLGLKPMAVFRSFAVGGVDPDIMGIGPVVAIPKALKLAGVKLEDIDLIELNEAFASQALYCIRELGLDVNKVNVNGGAIALGHPLGCTGTKLTVTLMHELARRNGKYGIVSMCIGGGMGAAAVFERV, from the coding sequence ATGCGTGAAGCGGTAATTGTATCTGGAGTAAGAACTGCGGTGGGTAAAGCCCCCCGGGGTACATTACGACACTGCCGCCCTGAGGATTTGGGTGGTGCCGTAGTTAAGGAAGCGGTAGAACGGGCCAAAGGACTGGACCCGCAGGAAATAGACGACGTGATCATCGGCTGCTCTTTCCCTGAGGCCGAACAGGGCATGAATTTAGGGCGGATTGTGGCGCTCCGTGCCGGGCTGCCGAATTCCGTGCCCGGCTTTACCATCAACAGGTTTTGCTCCTCCGGCTTGCAATCCATCGCCCTGGCCGCCGAAAGAATTATGTGCGGTTTCGCCGACGTGATTGTGGCCGGTGGCGTGGAAAGCATGAGCGTAGTACCGATGGGCGGGCAAAAGATCGCTCCCAACCCCTATTTGATGGAGCACATGCCCGAAGCGTACATGACCATGGGGTTAACGGCCGAAGAAGTAGCCAGCCGGTTTGGCATCAGCCGTGAGGATCAGGATGCCTTTGCCGTGGAAAGCCACCGCAAGGCCTGGCAGGCTATTCAAGCAGGCAAGTTTAAAGACGAGATTTTGCCTGTTACGGTGAAAAAAACCAGCATCGGGCCTGATAATAAAGTAGTTACCAAGGAAGTGGTCTTTGACACCGATGAAGGCGTGCGCCCGGAAACCAGCATGGAAGCTTTGGCGAAGCTTAAGCCTGTTTTCAAGCAAGGCGGGACAGTGACTGCCGGTAACTCTTCCCAGACCAGTGATGCCGCGGCGGCAGTAGTGGTGATGTCCGCCGAAAAAGCCCAGCAGCTGGGGTTAAAACCCATGGCCGTGTTCCGTTCCTTTGCCGTGGGAGGCGTTGACCCGGATATTATGGGCATCGGGCCTGTAGTAGCAATTCCCAAGGCTTTGAAACTGGCCGGCGTGAAGTTAGAAGACATTGATTTGATTGAATTGAATGAAGCTTTTGCCTCCCAGGCCCTTTACTGCATCAGGGAATTGGGATTGGATGTCAACAAAGTCAATGTCAACGGCGGAGCCATTGCTTTGGGCCACCCGCTGGGATGCACCGGGACCAAGCTGACGGTGACCCTCATGCATGAGCTGGCCCGTCGTAACGGCAAGTACGGCATTGTGTCCATGTGCATCGGCGGCGGTATGGGTGCTGCGGCGGTCTTTGAAAGAGTATAA